In the Methanobacterium sp. Maddingley MBC34 genome, one interval contains:
- a CDS encoding replication restart DNA helicase PriA → MKCKICGYVFDENKKTRTCQGCLTHNCKMVRCPNCGFEHLPERKTESKIFKFLKNSLSLLKLIYI, encoded by the coding sequence ATGAAATGTAAAATTTGTGGTTATGTCTTTGATGAAAATAAAAAAACACGCACATGCCAGGGATGCCTCACCCATAATTGCAAGATGGTAAGATGCCCTAATTGTGGCTTTGAACACTTACCAGAGAGAAAAACCGAGTCAAAAATATTTAAATTTTTAAAAAACAGTTTGAGTCTGCTAAAATTAATTTATATATGA